In Mesorhizobium sp. 113-3-3, a genomic segment contains:
- a CDS encoding ABC transporter permease: MTVALERPAIAAARPVRRRRLSLGAVTPYLQSAPLALILGAFLLLPIIMIVVVSFWDYDFAAMYPDFLTTNYSDVLGSWVTWKTYLNTIKFAAIVWALTLFIGFWVAYFLAFHIRTTAMQMVLFLVCTVPFLTSNIIRMISWIPVLGRNGLINSTLVHMGLVPKPIEWLLYSEFAVVLAMVHLYTLFMVTPIFNTLMRIDRSLVEAARDAGASGRQVLWNVILPLAKPGMAIGTIFVVTLVMADFSTVQVMSGGQSASVALMMKNQMSLLQYPAAAANAVVLLVLVLLMVAGILRIVDIRREL; this comes from the coding sequence ATGACAGTTGCGCTCGAACGTCCTGCAATCGCTGCCGCCAGGCCAGTGAGACGCCGCCGCTTATCGCTCGGCGCCGTCACGCCCTATCTGCAGTCGGCTCCGCTGGCGCTGATCCTCGGCGCGTTCCTGCTTTTGCCGATCATCATGATCGTCGTCGTGTCCTTCTGGGATTACGACTTCGCCGCCATGTATCCGGATTTCCTGACAACCAACTATTCCGACGTGCTCGGCTCCTGGGTCACCTGGAAGACCTATCTCAACACCATCAAATTCGCGGCCATCGTCTGGGCGCTGACCTTGTTCATCGGCTTCTGGGTCGCCTATTTCCTCGCCTTCCACATCCGCACCACGGCCATGCAGATGGTGCTGTTCCTGGTCTGCACCGTGCCGTTCCTGACCTCCAACATCATCCGCATGATCTCGTGGATCCCGGTGCTCGGCCGCAACGGGCTGATCAACTCGACGCTGGTGCATATGGGCCTGGTGCCAAAACCCATCGAATGGCTGCTCTATTCCGAATTCGCGGTCGTGCTGGCCATGGTGCATCTCTACACGCTGTTCATGGTGACGCCGATCTTCAACACGCTGATGCGCATCGACCGCTCGCTGGTCGAGGCCGCGCGCGACGCCGGCGCCTCCGGCCGGCAGGTGCTGTGGAACGTCATCCTTCCGCTGGCCAAGCCAGGCATGGCGATCGGCACCATCTTCGTGGTCACGCTGGTGATGGCCGATTTCTCCACCGTGCAGGTGATGTCGGGTGGCCAGAGCGCATCCGTTGCGCTGATGATGAAGAACCAGATGTCGCTGCTGCAGTACCCGGCCGCCGCCGCCAACGCCGTGGTGCTTTTGGTGCTCGTGCTGTTGATGGTCGCCGGCATCCTGCGCATCGTCGATATCCGCCGGGAGCTTTGA
- a CDS encoding ABC transporter permease has protein sequence MSHEKRTLEFYVLAAFFALFVLFLYGPLSAILILSFQGETGGLTFPLNGVSLHWFANLFERQAVGDFGGSFKRSLVLGLMVMVVTVVVSLLAGLAFRQKFRGATALFYLAVASLVVPSIIISLGIGVVFQQVGLRPAWYTSAFGAHLTWTLPFGVLIMFAVFNRFSPAYEEAARDLGATSWQTFIHVVLPMIAPSLIGVGLFGFTLSYDEFARTLMTSGTFNTLPLEIYGMTTNVTTPVLYALGTVTTVFSFLVILATLGAILYVGRRRARA, from the coding sequence GTGAGCCACGAGAAACGCACTCTCGAATTCTATGTACTGGCGGCCTTCTTCGCGCTGTTCGTGCTGTTCCTCTACGGCCCGCTGTCGGCGATCCTGATCCTGTCCTTCCAGGGCGAGACCGGCGGCCTCACCTTCCCGCTCAACGGCGTTTCGCTGCACTGGTTCGCCAATCTGTTCGAGCGGCAGGCGGTCGGCGATTTCGGCGGCAGCTTCAAGCGCTCGCTGGTGCTCGGCCTGATGGTGATGGTCGTCACCGTCGTGGTGTCGCTGCTGGCAGGCCTTGCGTTCCGGCAGAAATTTCGCGGCGCCACCGCCCTGTTCTATCTGGCGGTCGCCAGTCTCGTCGTGCCTTCCATCATCATTTCGCTCGGCATCGGCGTGGTCTTCCAGCAGGTGGGCTTGCGCCCGGCCTGGTATACGTCGGCCTTCGGCGCGCATCTGACCTGGACCTTGCCGTTCGGCGTGCTCATCATGTTCGCCGTCTTCAACCGCTTCTCACCGGCCTACGAAGAGGCCGCGCGCGATCTCGGCGCCACCTCCTGGCAAACCTTCATTCATGTCGTGCTGCCGATGATCGCGCCGAGCCTGATTGGGGTCGGCCTGTTCGGCTTCACGCTCTCCTATGACGAGTTCGCCCGCACGCTGATGACTTCGGGAACCTTCAACACGCTGCCGCTCGAGATATATGGCATGACCACCAACGTCACGACGCCGGTGCTCTACGCGCTGGGCACGGTGACAACCGTGTTTTCCTTCCTGGTGATCCTGGCGACGCTGGGCGCCATCCTCTACGTCGGCCGCCGCCGGGCGAGAGCGTGA
- a CDS encoding GumC family protein has protein sequence MSVQSAAADVDVDLRQLFASLARNWLRILLFVLVVTGLAFAFASLATKHYKAETQVEIAPRESVYTRPAGSNNDGDKPILDEQGVATQVQIISSNEILKQVAQKLGLARLREFDETINMSSLSRVLILLGLKNDPMDVPADERVLKKMREKLNVFGVEKTRIVAIEFSSEDPKLAAAIPDAIAAAYIAGQGAAKSESNTAAADFLAPEIADLSKQVRDAEAKVAAYRAQSDLLMGGNNATLATQQLAELSTELSRVRANRAAAEGTADNVRKALQNGGSLDSLPEVLSSDLIQRLRERQAELRATIADLSTTMLDNHPRVRAAKSQLADLDAQIRSEAQKIMKGLVMQADAAKARESQLVSDVNQLKAASAQAGEQQVDLDALQRDAAAKRQQLELYLTNYREAASRQDRNYVPVDARVSSPASVPSEPYFPKVGPIVGAAAAASLLLAAIFTLLRELFSGRAMRPAPGARFAPIDEVAMPATARQEPDASEPSVRLEPAVASASADRGVETQWPEAVEEPQMEAQPRPVAEPEPAAKVEPAAEAQSVAEPEPVAEAQRPRSVLGEIDIEKAAEKLIASGAARAIFVSPEGDEAAASAILVAREVSDAGLRVLLLDLTASGAASRPMLDSGLFPGITDLLASQAQFSDVIHADLYSDCHVIPVGTADPVRAMRAADRLPIIMQSLTTAYDLVVVECGPADAQGISRLGGEATEVFLSMLEPDDEVTKAAVKLIESGYPDLTLVTPLGHEPPGTPGRRSAA, from the coding sequence ATGTCCGTTCAGTCCGCGGCCGCAGATGTCGACGTTGACCTCAGGCAGCTCTTCGCCAGCCTGGCGAGGAACTGGCTGCGCATATTGCTCTTCGTTCTGGTTGTGACAGGTCTGGCGTTTGCGTTCGCTTCATTGGCGACCAAGCATTACAAGGCCGAGACGCAGGTGGAAATCGCCCCGCGCGAATCCGTTTATACCCGTCCGGCCGGCTCCAACAATGACGGCGACAAGCCGATCCTCGATGAGCAAGGCGTCGCCACCCAGGTTCAGATTATTTCATCCAACGAAATCCTCAAGCAGGTGGCGCAGAAACTCGGCCTGGCGCGGCTGCGTGAGTTCGACGAGACGATCAACATGTCGTCGCTCAGCCGCGTGTTGATCCTGCTCGGGCTGAAGAACGATCCGATGGATGTTCCGGCCGACGAACGCGTGTTGAAGAAGATGCGCGAGAAGCTCAACGTCTTCGGCGTTGAAAAGACCCGCATCGTTGCCATCGAGTTCTCCTCCGAGGATCCGAAGCTCGCCGCCGCCATCCCCGATGCCATTGCCGCTGCCTATATTGCGGGGCAGGGCGCGGCCAAGAGCGAATCGAACACCGCCGCCGCGGACTTTCTGGCGCCCGAGATCGCCGATCTTTCGAAGCAGGTCAGGGATGCCGAGGCCAAGGTCGCGGCCTACCGCGCCCAGTCCGACCTGCTGATGGGCGGCAACAATGCCACCCTGGCCACCCAGCAGCTGGCCGAACTGTCGACCGAATTGTCGCGGGTGCGGGCCAATCGCGCCGCGGCCGAAGGCACCGCCGACAACGTGCGCAAGGCGCTGCAGAATGGCGGCTCGCTGGATTCGCTGCCGGAAGTGCTGTCGTCCGACCTGATCCAGCGTTTGCGGGAGCGGCAGGCCGAGTTGCGCGCCACCATCGCCGATCTGTCGACGACGATGCTCGACAACCACCCGCGCGTTCGCGCCGCGAAGTCACAGCTCGCCGATCTCGACGCGCAGATCCGCAGCGAAGCCCAGAAGATCATGAAGGGCCTTGTGATGCAGGCCGATGCCGCCAAGGCGCGCGAAAGCCAGCTCGTCTCCGACGTCAACCAACTGAAGGCGGCTTCGGCGCAGGCCGGCGAACAGCAGGTCGATCTCGACGCGCTGCAGCGCGACGCCGCCGCCAAGCGCCAGCAGCTCGAGCTCTATCTGACCAATTACCGCGAGGCGGCTTCACGCCAAGACCGCAACTATGTGCCGGTCGACGCCCGAGTCTCCTCGCCGGCTTCGGTGCCTTCCGAGCCATACTTCCCCAAGGTCGGGCCGATCGTTGGCGCGGCTGCTGCGGCGTCGCTTCTGCTGGCGGCCATATTCACATTATTGCGGGAGCTCTTCTCGGGCCGCGCGATGCGCCCGGCCCCAGGCGCCCGTTTTGCGCCGATCGATGAAGTGGCCATGCCGGCAACTGCCCGCCAGGAGCCGGACGCCTCTGAGCCGTCTGTCCGCCTGGAGCCGGCTGTCGCCAGCGCGTCCGCCGATCGTGGCGTCGAAACGCAATGGCCCGAAGCTGTCGAGGAACCGCAGATGGAGGCGCAGCCGCGGCCCGTCGCCGAGCCCGAGCCTGCCGCCAAGGTTGAACCTGCCGCCGAGGCCCAATCGGTCGCCGAGCCGGAGCCCGTCGCGGAGGCACAGCGGCCGCGCTCGGTGCTCGGCGAGATCGACATCGAAAAGGCCGCGGAAAAGCTGATCGCCAGCGGGGCTGCCCGCGCCATATTTGTTTCGCCCGAAGGCGACGAGGCAGCCGCGTCGGCGATCCTAGTGGCGCGCGAAGTGTCCGACGCCGGCCTGCGCGTCCTGCTGCTCGATCTCACCGCCTCGGGTGCTGCCTCGCGGCCGATGCTCGACAGCGGGCTTTTCCCGGGGATCACCGATCTGCTCGCCTCGCAGGCGCAGTTCAGCGACGTCATCCATGCCGATCTCTATTCCGACTGCCATGTCATTCCTGTCGGCACCGCCGATCCGGTTCGCGCCATGCGCGCCGCCGACCGGCTGCCGATCATCATGCAGTCGCTGACCACCGCCTATGATCTGGTGGTGGTCGAATGCGGGCCGGCCGATGCGCAAGGCATCAGCCGTCTCGGCGGCGAGGCCACCGAAGTCTTCCTGTCCATGCTGGAGCCGGACGACGAGGTGACGAAGGCCGCGGTCAAGCTGATCGAGAGCGGCTATCCCGACCTGACGCTGGTGACACCGCTTGGCCATGAGCCGCCGGGCACACCGGGACGGCGCTCCGCGGCCTGA
- a CDS encoding aspartate/glutamate racemase family protein, with amino-acid sequence MKILVVNPNTTASMTETIAAAARGVAGVSTEIVAVTSSTGPASIEGYYDEALAVPGLLMEIAAGERRGVRAAIIACFDDTGLDAARAMAAIPVIGICEAALSMASFIAQRFTVVTTTERSRVPVEGLVQRYGMAGRARVRAADIPVLALEDPASGAIGKLRDEIARAVEEDRAEAIVLGCAGMADLAHQLQADFGLPVIDGVGAAIKQAEALIALGLSTSKRGAYASPLAKPYRGMLKSFSPGAVAAE; translated from the coding sequence GTGAAGATCCTGGTGGTGAATCCCAACACGACGGCGAGCATGACCGAGACGATCGCCGCGGCCGCGCGCGGCGTTGCCGGCGTCTCGACCGAAATCGTCGCCGTCACCTCGTCAACGGGACCGGCCTCGATCGAAGGCTATTATGACGAGGCTCTGGCCGTGCCGGGCCTTCTGATGGAGATCGCCGCCGGCGAGCGCCGCGGCGTGCGGGCTGCGATCATCGCCTGTTTCGACGACACCGGCCTCGACGCCGCGCGGGCCATGGCCGCCATTCCCGTCATCGGCATCTGCGAGGCGGCACTCAGCATGGCCTCCTTCATCGCTCAGCGCTTCACTGTCGTAACCACCACCGAACGCTCGCGCGTGCCGGTGGAGGGACTGGTGCAACGCTACGGCATGGCGGGACGGGCGCGTGTGCGGGCCGCCGACATTCCGGTGCTGGCGCTCGAGGATCCGGCATCGGGAGCGATTGGCAAACTGCGCGACGAGATCGCCCGTGCCGTTGAGGAGGATCGTGCGGAGGCCATCGTGCTTGGCTGCGCCGGCATGGCGGACCTTGCGCACCAGTTGCAGGCGGATTTCGGACTGCCTGTCATCGACGGCGTCGGCGCCGCGATCAAGCAGGCCGAAGCGCTGATTGCGCTCGGTCTCTCGACATCGAAACGCGGCGCCTATGCCAGCCCGCTGGCCAAGCCCTATCGTGGTATGCTGAAATCGTTCTCGCCCGGAGCTGTCGCGGCGGAGTAA
- a CDS encoding GNAT family N-acetyltransferase, whose amino-acid sequence MKPIIRALSLGELTDLIDWAADEGWNPGLEDAAMFQAADPEGFIGAFVGDEMVAAISAVAYGQDFGFIGLYICRSDMRGKGYGKAVWTAGMDRLAGRTIGLDGVEEQQANYRSKGFKPVYETIRYSGRPAALPVRAERPRMATAQPTPDIVGYDALCFPAPRRSFLQRWLQPPHHAVAAVTSEGTTGYAVARACRSGFKIGPLFADDSETALELLEALAGACDGGELNIDVPATQVDFIAALGAAGFSPTFSTTRMYKGPPPKLDAANVFGVTTLELG is encoded by the coding sequence ATGAAACCGATCATCCGCGCGCTGTCGCTTGGGGAATTGACTGATCTCATCGACTGGGCGGCTGACGAGGGCTGGAACCCCGGCCTTGAGGATGCGGCAATGTTCCAGGCAGCGGACCCGGAGGGGTTCATCGGTGCCTTTGTCGGGGACGAAATGGTCGCCGCGATCTCGGCGGTAGCCTATGGGCAGGATTTCGGTTTCATTGGTCTCTACATCTGCCGCTCGGACATGCGCGGCAAGGGCTATGGCAAGGCGGTGTGGACCGCGGGCATGGACCGGCTGGCCGGGCGCACCATCGGCCTCGATGGCGTCGAGGAGCAGCAGGCCAACTACCGGAGCAAGGGGTTCAAACCGGTCTACGAGACCATCCGCTACAGCGGGCGCCCCGCGGCCCTGCCCGTCCGCGCCGAGCGGCCACGCATGGCGACCGCGCAGCCGACGCCCGACATCGTCGGATATGATGCGCTTTGCTTTCCGGCTCCCCGGCGCTCTTTCCTGCAGCGATGGCTGCAGCCGCCACACCATGCCGTTGCAGCGGTCACGTCCGAGGGCACGACCGGCTACGCGGTGGCGCGAGCCTGCCGCAGCGGCTTCAAGATCGGCCCGCTCTTCGCAGACGACTCGGAGACCGCATTGGAATTGCTCGAGGCGTTGGCGGGCGCGTGCGATGGTGGCGAATTGAACATCGATGTCCCGGCCACCCAGGTGGATTTCATTGCGGCGCTCGGGGCGGCCGGTTTCTCACCGACCTTCAGCACCACCCGCATGTACAAAGGGCCGCCACCGAAGCTCGATGCGGCCAATGTATTCGGCGTGACGACGCTGGAGCTGGGATAG
- a CDS encoding polysaccharide biosynthesis/export family protein, with protein sequence MKSTASLFHALLAVSMLAGCSSYRPTPAAFHEVLDQPYRLGAGDRIRVTVFEQEGLTNTYSVDQSGYLSFPLVGAIPARGHTAQQMEKEIADKLRQGYLRDPDVSVEIDRYRPIFVMGEVGAAGQYSYVPGLTVQKAIAIAGGFSPRANQESVDITRDINGKVMTGRVVTSDPLLPGDTVYVRERLF encoded by the coding sequence ATGAAAAGCACTGCTTCCCTCTTTCACGCTCTGCTTGCCGTATCGATGCTCGCCGGCTGCTCCAGCTACCGCCCGACGCCGGCTGCCTTCCACGAGGTCCTCGACCAGCCTTACCGTCTTGGCGCCGGCGACCGCATCCGCGTCACCGTGTTCGAGCAGGAAGGCCTGACCAACACCTACAGCGTCGACCAGTCCGGCTACCTCTCCTTCCCGCTCGTCGGCGCCATTCCAGCGCGTGGCCACACCGCGCAGCAGATGGAAAAGGAGATCGCCGACAAATTGCGGCAAGGCTATCTGCGCGACCCCGACGTCTCGGTCGAGATCGATCGCTACCGGCCGATCTTCGTCATGGGCGAAGTGGGGGCTGCCGGCCAGTATTCCTACGTGCCCGGCCTGACCGTGCAGAAGGCCATCGCCATTGCCGGCGGCTTCTCGCCACGCGCCAACCAGGAAAGCGTCGACATCACCCGCGACATCAACGGCAAGGTGATGACCGGCCGCGTGGTGACATCCGATCCGCTGCTGCCCGGAGATACCGTCTACGTCCGCGAACGCCTGTTCTGA